A window of Exiguobacterium sp. Helios genomic DNA:
TGGAAACTGATTTTAGCCTCAGACCGATCAAACGACCGACGAGCGCATGACCGTATTCGTGCAGAATCAGACTCGGTAAGTAAAAGGCAAACATGATTAGATTGAACCATAGTAAACCCATGTTCTTCCTCCTCTCATTAACAAAAATAACAAAAAATGGATGTTGAAAGCAACTTACATAATTGTCATTTATTCATCTAGAGATTGAAAAAGGAGACTTATTATATGAACCTGTTAACTGATTCAACTTTGCCAATTCGCATATTTCCAGCTCAGCGTAAGGATTACCGCAAAATCATTTGTTTGTACCACGGCTGGGGATCGAGCGTGACAAAATATGAAGAATTCGCACGGATGCTCTCGGAACAAGGATTTACGGTCATTGTGCCGGAACTCCACCTGCATGACTGCCGCAATGCGCTAGGTGCGTATTTTGATCAAGGAATAGTCGAACGTCACTTTTGGGAAGTCGTGTTTCAAAGCATCGAGGAATCGAGCACACTCGTTCAGCAGCTGAACGTTCCAAGAGAGGACATTATTTGGCTTGGTGTCTCGATGGGAGGATTTATAGCCAGCGGTGCTGCTGCTAAACATGACGGTAGCGCAGGGGTGATTAACATCAACGGGTCCGGCTCCTTCCTCTTTTCGGAACAGCTTTTCCGAAGCCGTGACAAAAGAGACGATTTAACGGCGGAAGAAGAACGACACTTGCGGGCGTATGATCCTGTCCTGCAAGAACAGTCTACACCAACGTTATTCGTACATGGACAACGCGATGCGGTCATTCCGATTGAAACGCAGGAGCATTATGTACGACAAGTGGGCGAAATCCATCACGATTTAACGTTTCTGAAACATCCGTCGATCAACCATACCGTGTCGGATCAGATGATAGCGGACATCTTCATTTGGTTGAATGATCGTTTTTAACGAGAATAGACAGAAGAACCGGACACCTGCTTGAGGTGCCCGGTTTTTTAGTATTTAGTGATTAGATGGGACGCCGTACCGAAGATAATGATCAACGAGGTAAAAACCGTTCATTAACATCGTGACGAGAGCGAAGAGTGACGCGATGGTAGTCAGCATACGATTTTTCCTCCTTAGATTCTTACCGTAAGATTTTCTCGAACGCTTTTCCTTTTGCCAGTTCATCAATCAACTTGTCGAGATAGCGGATTTCCCGCATCAACGGATCCTCGACGTCTTCGACGCGGACGCCGCAGACGACACCTTTGATTAACAATCGACGTTCCTGCATCTGTGGGGCATCCGCAAAAAATGCTTCGAATGTCGTCTTATCTGCTGTCAGCGTTGCAAGTTGTTGTTCCGAGTAACCGGTCAGCCAGCAGATGATCGTATCGACTTCCTGTTTCGTCCGACCCTTGCGTTCAGCTTTTGTCACGTAAAGCGGATAGACACTCGAAAACGCTGTCGTATACAAACGGTGTTTCGTCATCGTATTTCCTCCTCATGACTAATTATTACAAAAAGTGTAGCATATCGAACGTTGGAAATGGGCCCCTCCAGATAAATCAAAGACCGTCCTTTTCGCACGAAAGGAACGGTCTTAACCAATCATTTTTTTAAATCGATGACATGGAATTCAATCTGTTCATCGTCCGATACCCCATATGCGAGCTTCCCGTTG
This region includes:
- a CDS encoding alpha/beta hydrolase, whose amino-acid sequence is MNLLTDSTLPIRIFPAQRKDYRKIICLYHGWGSSVTKYEEFARMLSEQGFTVIVPELHLHDCRNALGAYFDQGIVERHFWEVVFQSIEESSTLVQQLNVPREDIIWLGVSMGGFIASGAAAKHDGSAGVININGSGSFLFSEQLFRSRDKRDDLTAEEERHLRAYDPVLQEQSTPTLFVHGQRDAVIPIETQEHYVRQVGEIHHDLTFLKHPSINHTVSDQMIADIFIWLNDRF
- a CDS encoding DUF2200 domain-containing protein; this encodes MTKHRLYTTAFSSVYPLYVTKAERKGRTKQEVDTIICWLTGYSEQQLATLTADKTTFEAFFADAPQMQERRLLIKGVVCGVRVEDVEDPLMREIRYLDKLIDELAKGKAFEKILR